A section of the Styela clava chromosome 9, kaStyClav1.hap1.2, whole genome shotgun sequence genome encodes:
- the LOC120338877 gene encoding large ribosomal subunit protein mL52-like — translation MAACAITARGISVALCHPNIHIRCLSCTSAALARWKKNEFRLKKHNNRVGDRSSDMVTIPDWSFSDGTPSPPGLYANKNMEIQKQICKRIIIFLDEMKKAEEVEKEAAEANT, via the exons ATGGCTGCTTGTGCGATAACAGCCAGAGGAATTTCAGTGGCTTTATGTCATCCAAACATTCACATAAGATGTCTTTCCTGCACATCTGCAGCCCTAGCAAGATGGAAAAA AAATGAATTTAGACTGAAAAAACACAACAATAGAGTCGGTGACAGAAGTAGTGATATGGTGACCATACCAGACTGGTCTTTTTCAG ATGGAACACCTTCACCTCCTGGACTTTATGCgaataaaaatatggaaatacAAAAACAGATATGC AAGCGGATCATCATCTTTCTAGATGAAATGAAGAAAGCGGAAGAGGTAGAAAAAGAAGCAGCTGAGGCTAATACATAG
- the LOC120338876 gene encoding tRNA-splicing endonuclease subunit Sen2-like: MPKKIQKKKQCQSHPFPLTTFERKDLNSWTFYTADIHQLTVVVKDKDEADAMHEMGSFGTWADDDTMNIEGASAKDTTRKKFIMTYEEAFFLSFALGCLFIRYESKEIDISEQWNLFCSKKKRFPVTYAVYHHFRTKGWVPKEGLKFGTDYILYKHGPSYTHAAYAVIIQEVNDDLTNSDRSSRHLTWTSMAGLGRLVSSVSKSLLICSITSTNIDTSSPNCLKQMNIYETVFSRWMSSKEQEDELDVDTVF; the protein is encoded by the exons ATGCCCAAAAAAATACAGAAGAAAAAACAGTGTCAAAGTCACCCATTTCCTTTAACTACTTTTGAAAGGAAGGATCTAAACTCGTGGACTTTTTACACTGCGGATATACATCAACTTACTGTGGTTGTGAAGGACAAGGATGAAGCAGATGCAATGCATGAAATG GGTTCATTTGGTACATGGGCCGATGATGATACAATGAATATAGAGGGGGCTTCGGCAAAGGACACTActagaaaaaaatttatcatgACATATGAAGAAGCATTTTTCCTGTCATTCGCACTCGGCTGTCTATTCATTCGTTATGAATCAAAAGAAATTGATATATCAGAGCAA TGGAATTTGTTTTGCTCCAAGAAGAAAAGATTTCCTGTTACTTATGCAGTTTATCATCATTTTCGAACAAAAGGTTGGGTTCCAAAAGAAGGATTGAAATTTGGGACCGATTACATTCTATATAAACATGGACCATCATATACTCATGCTGCTTATGCTGTTATCATTCAGGAAGTAAATGATGATTTAACG AATTCTGACCGGTCAAGCAGACATTTAACATGGACTTCCATGGCTGGACTGGGAAGACTTGTTTCATCAGTATCAAAAAGTTTACTCATATGTTCAATCACATCAACAAATATTGACACAAGTTCACCAAACTGCTTGAAACAAATGAACATATATGAAACAGTTTTCTCTCGATGGATGTCATCCAAGGAACAAGAAGATGAGTTGGATGTTGACACAGTGTTTTGA